The sequence AGGTCGAAACCAGGAGCCTTTTTGTTTTCTAGATAGCTTATTGTGCGCATTAATTCTTGTGGAGTGACAAGTTTTAGCGGTAGTGATAACTGCTGGTCACTATTGATCATTCTATCCACTTCCTCTTCAAACTCAGTCATGGATGATAGGTTTGGTTTGAAGACTTCGCTTAGGTGTCTAGCGAAAAGTTCAGCTTTTTCACTGCCGCTCCTAGCCCACGGATCGTTTGTAGATATCCTTATAGGTGGTATATGGTTATGTGGTCTTTTAAAGTTCTTAGTTATTTTCCAGAGTGAGTAATTATCCTTCTTATGAGGCGAGAGTGTACAGAGTTTTTCTTGGAAGGttgtgttttgattttctttaattaactcTTTTAGTTCTCTAGATATTCTATTGAATTCCGACCTGTCTACATCTGATCTGCTAGTGTGTAATCGCCTTCTTTGTCTCCGTTTTTCTTCCAACTTGTTGCGTATTTCCAGTGGTATGTTACCTAATTGATTGGAAGAGCTCAGTGTAGGGGTGGCACGCCACGCAGCTACTTGTATGAGATTCGTGATGTAGAATGTTGCCTCATCTATATCTTATTCTGTCTTGAGCTTAACCTTTAGTTCAACTTCATCTTCCAAGTATTCAGCAAATGCGTCCCAGtctgttttatgattataTAGCGCCAGTCTCTGTGCTCTGTGTATAGCGGAAACGCTAAATGTTGCTATGATAGGGGTGTGGTCAGACCCACCATCAGACGATGATGCTACGTCAAAATACACATCAGACAGTCCCTTCACCACAAAAAAGTCCACTAGGTCGGGTATTCTGTTGACATCTGTTGGCCAATAAGTTGGTTTTCCTGTTCCCAGTGTAATAAGTTTGTGTTTATCGACACATTTTTTCAACTCACGTCCTTTGCTGTTTGTCAATCTTGATCCCCAATGAGTGTGTTTACAGTTCCAGTCCCCACCacttatgtatctgtttcccAAGCTTTGAAAATAGCGGTCAAACATGTGTTGTTTCGGTTTATGCTTTGGTGGACAATATACAGCGCTTACATTGATGGGGCCCATGCTTGCATTTATAGTAATGGTAGTGGCTTGCATCCAGTCTTCCCGAAACTCGCTATGGAGGTGGTGTCCGATGTTACTCTTTACAATGACTGCCGATCCTCCGTGTGATGTGGTATCGGGATGATTAGTATAATATACGTCATAGTTGTCTATCTTGATATTCTTACGGTCATTTAGGTGGGTTTCAGATATTAGACCAATATcgattttgttatgttttaacattatttctaattcttttttatttggcGTTAGGCCATTGATATTCCAGGTGGCGATACGTAACGACATCATTGTGGAAGCCTACTGATGATTGTCATGATGAGGTTCATCATTGTGCTGAGTTGTGAAATGAGTTGGTCGATTCTTTCAGTCTGTTTCACTATAAGTGCTTCTAGACTGAATCTATTTTCTTGCCCGAGTTCTATTTTTCTCAGGTATGTTCTTTGTGACTCATGGTCAACGTGGTTTTCCGTATTTGTTCTCTGTGAATCTATATGGTCAACTTTGTCTTTCCTGTGTATCTGTTGTTTCGTTTGGTCAGTGTTATCTCGCGTGTATGATTTTTGTGTCTCTGTATGGTATGCTACAGTTTTGGTTGAATTTTTGGGAGCTTCACTATAGGGTCCCAGGGATTCTTTTACGCTTGGTAGCCGATGTTTCGGTTGGGTAGTCTTGGAGTGATTATCAGGCTCAATGACTATCACATCCGTGTCATTTGGGGGCTCATTATTTTCAGAGTTCTTAGTACGCACTTCTAGAGTGGTTTTTGATTTTGGATATGGCTGAAACTTGTTTCCAATTTTCTTTCTTGCTAGGACTTCCCTATACACCTGGCATCCTTTGTAGCTAGCAGGGTGGCTTCCTGAGCATAGTGCGCATACTGCTGGagtgttatcatttattgtGCACGTAGTAGTTTTATGTGCCCCAGCACACTTTACGCATCTGTAAGGCCTCATACAGTTATTTTTGCTGTGCCCATATTGCTGGCACCTTTTGCATTGTACCACTGTCATTTTTCTTATTGGGTCTTCTATCGTGACTTTCTGGTTGTATATGACTTTAATTTCTttgacaaatttattattttcatgtgGAGCCACAttgacaaaaatgtatttagggGCTCTTTGGTTCCTTGTTTCCGGGCAGTAACTATTTCTCCTTGTACTTTGTTTCCAGTTTTTTCTACTGCTTCTATAATGGCATCTTTAGGTGTGCTGAAGTGAAGATGTTTAATAACAATTCTCATACATTTTTGGTCTTTACGTGTAAATGTGTGACCTATAAGCCCTTTACTTCTTATGTGCTCGATCAGAATCTTATATTTGTCAACCGTGTTAGACGAGATTATAAGCTGGTTTTTGGATACTATTTTATAGGTGTAATCATTCTTTTCAATAACTTCTTCGATGAGTTGGGTGAGTTTTGCAAGGTCATCAACACCATACAAAATTATTGGTGGTGGTTTGGGTGTTCTCTTGACTGTAGCTTCTCCTAGTTCCACGTCTAACAAAGCAAAGCTGTTGTTTGTCTCTATATTCGATGAGGTATTTTGTTCAGGAGTATTTATTCCTCGGCGTTTGTTAATAATTGCCTCTCGTCGCTGTGTCTTTTTGGCGTGATGACTCCTTGAGTCTTTTTCTTCGGGAGACCGATTTCTTTTTTGCATGCACTTTAAACACTCGTACTCTGAAGAAAAGAATGTCTGAgtatgtcaggcacataaCGCTGATCAGCTGCCTAATAGAAAAAACAAGTGATCACGcaacacatacagaaatctgagggctatttacaagtttttttttttcgccaCTATTTTTTGTAGCTactaattattctaaaatgtatgagtaaaaaagaaaaaattgaattgaatctAAGTAAAACCAGCCAGAAAACTTTCAAATAGGGCTGCCAGCTTTATCTGAAAAAACATTATGACACTTGTTAAGGAGGAGCGTTCATTGCTCCTTCACCAAAGTAGATCTCTCAGCCTCCATTCGCTACATTTTTCTTCAGTTTTTCTCTTGCcgacaaacaataaaagattCAATAGCGAAGCCTGCCAATAAATCCTATTGTCCAAGTAAAATATAcgaataaatacttttaagaacgtaaaaaatatacgtttttgacaatttattgcttttattttgaatttaatgtatttcactgtgtttacaattatattttagttataattttatttaaatcaaagtaTTGGCGTTGGCTAAAAGAATATATGAAAAACAGacgtgttttttatataagtaagtAATAGATAAGAAGAAAGGTTATTAGAAAATGTAATTCACAATTCATGGAGCGTGTTTAACAATCACAAAGACTTTGTATTATGTTAGACATACATCAAGCActtatgttaaaattaaatttgcaaacatttgattaattttttatttgtaacctgatttatgtaacctaacattaattatatatatatatatatattgtttttatatatatttatatgtaacctAATTAATGTTAGGTTTAGTTAATCATTAGAAATGTAAAGTCATCGCACACTTGATGTCAATATGatccctttagtttttaccacacttataaattgtaatttaatattctcgTTTCCGGTAATGTAAAATGTCTTTGAATTTCTTATTtagtgattacgtcaacagtaattatttacttttttacacatattacccacacatcgtctatgcttgaaaacgaaatgcattttcgaggatttctacaaaaaattaatacatttatgtactataattttttaaagctttgtttacttttgctgacaagaagACGGGGAGGGGGATAAATcacagtaaatctgcttacgtaatacctAACATACAGAAATGAGACTTAACGGCTAAGTATGTACACTTAAATGTATTTTGGTATTTGTTTGCGTAAATTTTGGACTGTGAATCCTACATTAAGTGCacctcaataaaaataaattgctcGAAAAACGGTTGAATCTTAACGAAAAATTAAAGTGCAATGTAGCAAAAACACTCAGTAGTCTTGCAAGTTGAAACTGTTAAGTGGAACAACAAGATGACtgctttaaaagttttaaggGGAACTTCGGATCCATTGTGAACGGTTCGGAACCAAAACAATGGGGAAGCCGGGCTAAAGTAGAAATTACTGTTCAGCTTGAacaagtaagtttaattttattttaaagctcGGCTCTGGCAGTTTATCAATACTTtggtaaatacatatattaattttataaagattaatGAAATTAAGCTCACTTATTCAAGTTTATCACgtttgcaaaaaatatttaattatgaattaagCCTGTCTCGTAAATAAGTACGTGAGCCGAAACCCTTTGCAAATTGTATACCTAAACTTTCCCCATGAATcattttatctattaaggaAACCGCATGAAATTCTTTGAAGTAGTTTAGTAGCACGCGAAcagacaattatttttaaattttaattctatGAAAGGCGCTATACAAACGATGATATCCAaggcttttatattttaagaccAAGTACATAAGTCGTAATGTCTGTACGTAATGGAGCGTACTTTATTTGACAGTAGACGTTATAAGGATTACGTCATTGCAGCTTGTCAAAAACAGGCATTGTAGTGACACGGTCCGtgtatattgtttttgtggaccTTTATCCtctattttaagttaattctttattatagcgtaacataattacatatttaatattactctTTGACGTTACAATTTTAAGTGAGTGGAGctattatactatataatattaaaaagttttagcTTGTTTTGATGAATGTAACGGGtgttgtaatttaataaacttgaaTATACAAATGccgttaatataatattttcagaatCACGAGTCTTTCTTAAACTTTTTGcatatttttactaaagtttaatatataaaattctcgtgtcgcggtgtttgtagttaaactcctccgaaacggcttgaccgattctcatgaaattttgtgtgcttattgggtatgtctgagaatcggacaacatctatttttcatccccctaaatgttaagggtaaattaccccctaaatgttaagggtaaattaccccctaaatattttttttttatttttaaaataatttttttttaaatacatacaactcctaactttcacccctctacgatcaacccctatttttttattataaatgatatacatggcaaaatgacgtttgcccggtcagctagtaatctATATGACCTTAGATTATGAATAcgttaaaaactatttaatttttgttatcttTACAGGAAATGCCTCCTCGAAGGTTGTGAGGCTGAGGAATGGCACGTGTGGCGGCGGCATGCCTCTTTACGGTGAATTTTCTGTCATACATAATCGGTaagaactattttatttagagtatatttagatattaacAGGAATATATGAGACATTAGAAATCTTACAAACATATAGTTCGCAGTTCGTTGAATTTGTCTCTGTAAGTGCTAAATACGAACCACCTCTTTAAAGGTCACTAACGCATTCGCAATTCTTTTGACTCTACGATTACTTAATATAAGGTGATAGGTCTTGCCtatttgcctcctattacacggcaaaaaatattttattttaaacgcaACGATTTGAGTTCATGGTCCTGCCTGATACATAACATACATGCCTCTACTCTTTCAAAGGATGTCTTGGATTAAGAACAAAACCAGAAAGTTTGTATATTGCATAAGAGAAATTGTTAAATGAACAGAGATGTTGACTTACTTCGAATAGTCTACGAAATTCACTTCCTCTGAGACATAAATCCTGAACTCTTTTTCAGCATTTCTAAGTAAGCTAACATTAATCTTGAGCTCATTACTTATTTGCGAGGTCAGAAGCCGAATGTGTTACAAGTCTCAAAGGAAAAGTATTTTACGGCTAGGGGCGGTGCTCAttgattttttcattaaatatttatatataattacggTAGCATTTTACTACACTATCTGAAGCATTACAATACGCCATTTTTAATCAcaacttaaaattattcttgttattattttagttcaatagTTTGAGATTCTACACAGTTTACAGATGgtcttttgttattaattgaatgaagtaatgttaataattatgacGATAATAAATATCCATATccctacatatatattatatataaaaatctcgtgtcacaatgttcgttcccatacacCTCCGAAACGcaagtctgagaatcagactacatctatttttcatccccctaaatgttaagggtggtcccacccctaagtttttatttttattatttagacaaaaaacttgtttttattttattatgatacagcatacaaaaatacatagaacTAATTGTCACCGCTCTACgaccaacccctatttttttattatagtagatagttattattttttaactaaaaaatgtttccgggaatatatatagatacatGGCcaaaaacaacgtttgccgggtcatattttcatatatgttttttacaattatatattttaattaataaaagataaataacaAGCAGATTAAATGGACAAGATCACTTTAAACAACACAAATTAATGGAAATCCCAAAATGCCACGTCAAAagtagataatttaaaatttaacactTAATCAACCTTCGACAGTCGAGAGAGATTAACAGCTTTCTGGGGATTAGACATTTTACACGCAATTTCTtaccaaatttataaaagggaTGATCTGGACgtgattaataaattttatataaaacctttttattgacaatccaattttaaatttgcaaTTTGGATCTAAGTTTCTGTGGGagtttatttgtaaaacaaatgtaGTAtgtattaagtggcagctaggtgaggggtaccgggttcgattctcggttcgagggcaagttttaatttaatttaaatttgttctcggcctttgggtgggttgtgcggtaccgggcgagtgcctaaaccgtacatggaggacacggtcgaatttctaaagacaagcacgaattataaaaaatcctatacttgacgctggctaatgcacaaatcgtgctagagccataaaaaaataacaaatgtaaTCGGCAGTTTTTTAAGGACGTTGGTTCATTCAGTTCAATTTTAATGGATTAAAACGCAtataaattagttataaaatgaaacacgaaaattttagttttatcagTGAatgaaacaaacaaagaacAATAACCAGTAGGCGAATTGTTTACAATAatgcatatacatatatataatagtatataacatttatgtgtatattattAGTAGTTCTTCCGAGGGAGTcagtacggaataagtttaaggaatttaatattatgacactatctggtcaatatattcttgaagccgtGTTGTATGTACAACAaactataaacgattttaaaaccaatggtgactttcaccagtataatacccgaaatagaactaatttgagtgtacgaccaaccaggctccaaaggataaaccactccttatatgaaaaattgtattagtttttacaacaaactcccaagcgaaagtagagaattatcactaaataaattcaaagcccttgttaaacgaaaattaatcaataaagctttttataaatttgaggaatacttaaatgatcctaatccttgggattgatttgatttcaaacaatttgcatgaaaatacttggcgattaataagagtggcagaaagtttcttgccagttcttcttacccgctctacgcccttgacttgcgaactggtagtaaatgtaaatttacaattaatttaacttctttctgacaattcatagatgtacttgtttacctacatgaataacgatattttgagtttaagttTGAGTATCATATCAAGATTTAATTTCTAACTAAACACATAATGTTATGATATAGTAAAATTTTCCTTAGCTTACAAAATTACATCGCGTTAAAAAGTACTATGAAGTATATGATTGAAATTAATGTCATAAACAGTAGAACTATGTTAGTTAGTTAAGCCAATGAATGCTCACGTAATCGTAACTGTCAGTCGcgtattatttcataaattattattatgtctgAAACGAACTTAATGTATGAAGTTTGAAAGTGCTAAGAAAAATTTCTCACAGCTGTgatattctattgtttttaGTGTGCCACCAAGATAGCAGTAGCAACCGATCACGCGAACAAAATTCCGTATCGGAGTCTTCGCGAAGATTTAGAACGGAGTTCTTGGAAGACTGGCCACAAACACCGGGATCTCCATACTTTGACCCTAGTACTCCAGACAACGTAACCGGTCTAGTTGGACACCCGGTCACACTTCTATGCAAAGTGAAGAACCTTCAAAATCGTACTGTGAGTATTCTAACCATGTCAAGTTGTAATTGAAACAACTCCTAAGCGTATGACCCCGTTAAACTTCACAACCAAAAACGTGTATAGTAAACCTTAacttgttataatttaaagttacatttaaattttaccttTCTATTTCACAGGAATTATTAAGTTCTGGTTTCTCTTCGCGTGTTCTTTGAAACATTCTTCCAAACATTGAGAATCTATGATGAAAAAATCGCGACACAaccatataaattattaaactaagaTTGGTTTTATAACAGTACTTCTAGGTATGTCTTAGAcctaaatactatataataatatataaaaaacagatacaaaggttgtagcgccactgctTTTTTAACTCCAGTTcgcatgaaataaaatatagagtaattaaataatctatataagGAGATGCGAAAAACAACCGTAAAGAACGAAATAGCAATCATATTTCATCtacaacttaatataaaaaaaataaagaagtaattcctaaaataagttttcttACGATAGACAAATTTCTAAGTCCTGTTATTCACATCCTAATCAGAGATGTCTAGAATAAATTTCGAGCGACTTGGCAATGAAGGCTGTGAATTTGGCAGTTGTTCCCTCTTATCTAAATTTTCATTGCTTACCCATTGGGGTATATCGGGAAAGAACTCGAAACGACTTCTCATATGGAATAACAACATTAAAGAAAGTGTCATATAAAgcttcatataaataaatctatattgtaaatatgtattattttagcgCTTGAAAtgagtatatttattttcacttcATTGTcataatacacataattatacatatagaaaaaaaaacaaaaagtgaGTAgattacataagttattaggcaacgggcagccttatcgctaacacgCGATTTCTTCCTGGCAACCCTAATATAATGGCTATGTATAAGATGCCCTGTTTCTTTTCGTTACTCATTTCTTTAATTGGTCGTTAACTCGATTACATTTCAACCGAGTTGCAACGTTCTTGGATACTTATAATTTCTATGACTCCAAGTACAGCTTACAAGTAAGTACAAGTAAATCTGTAAGAAACGAGACTAATTGGACTGTAATTAGCTACATGAAAGTTACGTTTCAGAACACagtaaaaacaaattgaaCCTTTGCTATTCTGTAACAAATTTGTTATCTTAATTTTCATTGCTTATCCATTGGGACATAAAGACGGTGATAATCCAGTGGGGAATAAACGCACGTCCCGCCTCCTCAAGCCAATCGACTTACgttacattttcttttattcagttttattATGTGTGAATTTTGGGCGTATTTTCTtgatttataaagtatttttaacattttgagTTGTTAGtactaagtattattttgttgATAATATGCTGATGTAAAACtgcaccaatccaccatgcttttttggtggttatgccattaaattgtagcttatgtgaaacgttggtactttcatcACAGCgcccatctgttagaattgtgactatcaaataattaacaaatattttgcaataaaataatattgagggtataaattgagatgttagctatcctatcttttaagttggatcaaactacacacggtgtgcaaatttgattgatatcggttcggtactttaggagtccatagcggacaaacaacgtgacacgtaatttatatatattaagataaaaccTTGTTGCcagaaattaatatattaaataagtatCGGTAAGATGAGACGGTATCATCAAAAGAAGCCTTGTTAATA is a genomic window of Pieris napi chromosome 13, ilPieNapi1.2, whole genome shotgun sequence containing:
- the LOC125055560 gene encoding uncharacterized protein LOC125055560, translated to MQKRNRSPEEKDSRSHHAKKTQRREAIINKRRGINTPEQNTSSNIETNNSFALLDVELGEATVKRTPKPPPIILYGVDDLAKLTQLIEEVIEKNDYTYKIVSKNQLIISSNTVDKYKILIEHIRSKGLIGHTFTRKDQKCMRIVIKHLHFSTPKDAIIEAVEKTGNKVQGEIVTARKQGTKEPLNTFLCVKCAGAHKTTTCTINDNTPAVCALCSGSHPASYKGCQVYREVLARKKIGNKFQPYPKSKTTLEVRTKNSENNEPPNDTDVIVIEPDNHSKTTQPKHRLPSVKESLGPYSEAPKNSTKTVAYHTETQKSYTRDNTDQTKQQIHRKDKVDHIDSQRTNTENHVDHESQRTYLRKIELGQENRFSLEALIVKQTERIDQLISQLSTMMNLIMTIISRLPQ